From one Phytoactinopolyspora mesophila genomic stretch:
- a CDS encoding transposase, with the protein MVEHTGWFGDLVVTGTGRNLVSHAGTSALRMLSDQVGLTQGLSKALASPRMLVHARGRVLSDMAVSIADGSQIISGIAAMGESEELYGPVASVPTAWRCLDEIAAAGEPGEKKVTRAVNKTRAHVWDLIVGRHGELPPIRIADREVRGMVGIRIDATLGDVHSEKEQARGTWKAGYGYHPLLGYCDNTREPLAQMLRPGNAGSNTAKDHVEVVDAAIAAVPASTAAGC; encoded by the coding sequence ATGGTTGAGCATACCGGCTGGTTCGGTGATCTGGTGGTCACCGGCACCGGGAGAAACCTCGTGTCGCATGCGGGCACGTCGGCATTGCGGATGCTGTCTGACCAGGTCGGACTTACTCAGGGTTTGTCGAAGGCGCTGGCCAGCCCCAGGATGCTGGTGCATGCCCGGGGTCGGGTGCTCTCTGACATGGCGGTGAGCATCGCCGACGGGTCTCAGATCATCTCCGGGATCGCCGCGATGGGCGAGTCCGAAGAGCTGTACGGTCCGGTCGCGTCCGTGCCGACCGCGTGGCGGTGTCTGGACGAGATCGCCGCCGCTGGTGAGCCCGGCGAGAAGAAGGTCACTCGGGCGGTGAACAAGACCCGCGCTCACGTGTGGGATCTCATCGTCGGCAGGCACGGTGAGTTGCCGCCGATCCGGATCGCGGACCGGGAAGTCCGCGGGATGGTGGGGATCCGTATCGACGCCACGCTCGGTGACGTGCATTCGGAGAAAGAGCAGGCCAGAGGGACATGGAAGGCCGGATACGGGTATCACCCGCTGCTGGGATACTGCGACAACACCCGTGAGCCGTTGGCGCAGATGCTGCGCCCTGGCAATGCCGGCTCGAACACCGCCAAGGACCACGTTGAGGTCGTCGACGCCGCGATCGCCG